Genomic window (Melioribacteraceae bacterium):
AGACAAGTAAATATGAAGGGAAAAAAATAAAAATAAGGGGTAAAGTTGTAAAGTTTAATCCCGCAATAATGAAAACCAATTGGGTACACATTCAGGACGGAACCTCGTACGATAATAATTTCGATTTAACTATTACAACTAACGATATGGTTAACGTGGGAGATGTTTTTACTTTTGAAGGTAAAGTTGTTCTTGATAAAGATTTTGGCTATGGATACTCTTATAAAGTTTTATTAGAGAACGCCAAACTTACCGGGGTTAAAACTACTAGTCTATGATTTTAATGAGGAAACCTCCCGGAATCTGCCAGGAGGTTTTCAATTTTTGCTAAGATAAATTATGTTTTTTCTTCAACCAATCGTAAGCTTGATTGATTTGTTTTGTTTTAATTTCGGCGAGTACTTTTAATTCTTCTCCCAAATCAAACACTTTATCCGGGTGATATTTTGCAACCATCTCAAGATATTTTTTTCGGATGCCAGCTTTAGTAATTTTACCTGAGAGGCGTAAAATTTTTCCATAATATTGAGCTTTTTCAAATTCAGTGGCGGTTATAGGATCAAAATTCCCATTTGGTGAACTGCTCTCAAACCGCTCATATCTTTCATACTTTTCATACCTTTCATAACTCTGATAACTTTGACCATTATTACCCGATTGATTTTCCCTTTTAGTTTTTTGGCTCCCCTGCTTACGGTGCGTTTTATGCCGGAAGTGAGTTCCAATAATTTCGTGAACAGAAGTATAAAGCTCCGAACAATTATCCCCCATATTGAATAAATAATCGAGGAAACAAACACTGGCATCGCTCCAATCGGTTTGTTTTAAGTAGGGTGTTAATTCTATAATTTTCTTTTTTACTGATACTTCGGTTAGGTTTGGACGAATCTTACGAAATTTATCATTTTCAAAAACCGGCACTGCAACTTTTAAAATTGAACTCACCCAATCTTCTTTTGCGTATTCTGTAACTAATGTTTGAAGAATTAGGAACTCGTTGTAAACAGTATTCACACTAATTGTTCTATGAAGATATTGTGAATACGCAATGCACTGAAGGTGAGAGTAGGTAGTAAATGTAAACTCATTCAAAGTTTGATCACTATCCAAATCAAACCATCTTTTAAATGTATTATCGGAAGCGTGAACAGAAAAACTCTTCTTGAGATCGTAACTAAGCTTAAAACTGTTTCCTAGAAATGATTGAGAAAAGTTACCCATTCCTTCATGAATAGATCCGATTGCGCTCCAAATCTGATTATATATTTCATCATAAATTAGATACGCATCTTCATACTTACCCTGCTCAAACAGTCCGTCTGCAATTCCCCTAAGATTTCTGATCTTCATTAAATATTGCCAAATCCCATTATTTTCTATACTATAATCGCAATAATAACGCAAATATTAAATAGCGTAACAAAAAAAAATGAATTTCTTAAATGAAATTTTGTTAAAACTATCATGATTTATACGAGATAAATAAAGAGAGAAATTCATTTTTCTCAGCTTAACGAGATATTGCTATGTGAGAAGATCATGACGTTATTATTCCTTGGGTAATATTTGTTATCATTTCTTTTGGTCAGCAAAAATTATTCTATCAACAACAAACAATTATCGCAAAGGATAATCGACAAATAATCTCCAACATTCCTATATTTGCCGTTAAAAAGGGTAAAAATAAAATGGCAATAGAACCAAATAAAGTTATCTATTCAATGATTGGGGTGAGCAAATACTACAATCAAAAAGCAGTGCTGAAAGACATCTATCTTTCCTATTTCTACGGCGCAAAGATTGGAGTTCTCGGATTAAATGGATCTGGTAAAAGTTCTTTACTTAGAATCCTCTCGGGGATTGATAAAGATTTCAATGGTGAAACTGCAATCTCACCCGGGTTTACAGTTGGAATTCTTGAGCAGGAACCTAAACTGGATGATTCAAAAACAGTAAAAGAAATAATTCAGGAGGGGGTTCAGGAAATTGTGGATGTTCTTAAGGAATATGATGAAATAAACGCAAAATTCGCTGAGCCGATGAGTGATGATGAAATGAATGAATTATTAGAGAGGCAAGGAAAGGTTCAAGATAGATTAGATTCTATGGATGCGTGGGATCTTGATTCAAAATTAGATTTGGCGATGGATGTACTAAACTGTCCTCCCCCTGATGCTCCAATAAAAGTTCTCTCCGGCGGAGAAAGAAGGAGAGTTGCTTTATGCAGATTATTATTGCAGAAACCTGATATCTTACTGCTTGATGAACCAACTAACCACCTTGATGCCGAAACTGTATTATGGCTTGAGGCAGAATTAAACCGATATCCTGGAACTGTAATTGCGGTAACACACGATCGTTATTTTTTAGATAATGTTGCCGGCTGGATTTTGGAATTAGATCGCGGACAGGGAATTCCATGGAAGGGGAATTACTCATCGTGGCTCGATCAGAAACAACAAAGATTATTTCAGGAAGAAAAGAAAGAAACGGATAGACAAAAAACTTTGAAACGGGAACTTGAATGGGTTCGAATGGCTCCCCGCGCAAGGCACGCAAAATCAAAAGCACGTATTAACGCTTATGAAGAAATGTTGAATGAGGAAAATGAAAAAAGAGAAAAAGATTTAGAAATATATATTCCACCAGGACCTCGATTAGGTAATGTTGTAATCGAAGCTGAAAATATTTCCAAAGCTTACGGTGATAAAATTTTGTTCGAAAATTTGAGCTTTAAACTTCCTCCCGGAGGTATAGTTGGTGTGATTGGACCAAATGGCGCGGGTAAAACTACATTGTTTAGAATGATTGTTGGGCAAGAGCAAGCAGACAGCGGATCTTTCAAAGTTGGTGAGACGGTTACATTAGCTTATGTTGATCAGAGCAGGGATATTTTAGATCCCGATAAATCAGTTTGGGAAATGGTTAGTGGCGGTGATGATATTATAATGCTGGGGAATAAAGAGACAAACTCACGCGCGTATGTAGGTCAGTTTAATTTCACCGGTGGTGATCAGCAGAAAAAAGTAGGAACATTAAGCGGCGGAGAAAGAAATAGAGTACATCTTGCAATCGCTTTAAAACAGGGGGCGAATGTAATTCTACTTGATGAGCCTACAAATGATTTGGACGTTAATACAATGCGGGCTCTCGAAGAGGGGCTTCTAAATTTCGCCGGCTGTGCGGTTGTAATAAGTCACGACCGCTGGTTTTTGGATAGAATATGTACACATATTCTTTCATTTGAAGGTGATA
Coding sequences:
- a CDS encoding J domain-containing protein, yielding MKIRNLRGIADGLFEQGKYEDAYLIYDEIYNQIWSAIGSIHEGMGNFSQSFLGNSFKLSYDLKKSFSVHASDNTFKRWFDLDSDQTLNEFTFTTYSHLQCIAYSQYLHRTISVNTVYNEFLILQTLVTEYAKEDWVSSILKVAVPVFENDKFRKIRPNLTEVSVKKKIIELTPYLKQTDWSDASVCFLDYLFNMGDNCSELYTSVHEIIGTHFRHKTHRKQGSQKTKRENQSGNNGQSYQSYERYEKYERYERFESSSPNGNFDPITATEFEKAQYYGKILRLSGKITKAGIRKKYLEMVAKYHPDKVFDLGEELKVLAEIKTKQINQAYDWLKKKHNLS
- the ettA gene encoding energy-dependent translational throttle protein EttA, with protein sequence MAIEPNKVIYSMIGVSKYYNQKAVLKDIYLSYFYGAKIGVLGLNGSGKSSLLRILSGIDKDFNGETAISPGFTVGILEQEPKLDDSKTVKEIIQEGVQEIVDVLKEYDEINAKFAEPMSDDEMNELLERQGKVQDRLDSMDAWDLDSKLDLAMDVLNCPPPDAPIKVLSGGERRRVALCRLLLQKPDILLLDEPTNHLDAETVLWLEAELNRYPGTVIAVTHDRYFLDNVAGWILELDRGQGIPWKGNYSSWLDQKQQRLFQEEKKETDRQKTLKRELEWVRMAPRARHAKSKARINAYEEMLNEENEKREKDLEIYIPPGPRLGNVVIEAENISKAYGDKILFENLSFKLPPGGIVGVIGPNGAGKTTLFRMIVGQEQADSGSFKVGETVTLAYVDQSRDILDPDKSVWEMVSGGDDIIMLGNKETNSRAYVGQFNFTGGDQQKKVGTLSGGERNRVHLAIALKQGANVILLDEPTNDLDVNTMRALEEGLLNFAGCAVVISHDRWFLDRICTHILSFEGDSKVIWFEGNFSDYQENRRQRLGKDADIPHRVKYKKLTR